A single Williamwhitmania sp. DNA region contains:
- a CDS encoding peptidylprolyl isomerase: MVLELAIINRKALIGFWPVALFLILGGCRVPSQPKVIIATSLGNIVVAVDTVRAKVTSKNFLQLVERGAYKNGYFYRTVRLNNQPAAQHKIEVIQGGLFNDSLIAKYSEIAHEPTSQTGLFHVDGTISMARLEPGTASTEFFICLGNQPELDYGGRRNPDGQGFAAFGRVVSGMDVVRKIHQLPDTGQYLVSPVVIRWMRIEK; this comes from the coding sequence TTGGTTTTGGAATTAGCCATAATAAATAGAAAAGCGCTTATTGGTTTTTGGCCAGTGGCGCTTTTTCTCATCTTAGGTGGATGTAGGGTTCCTTCGCAACCCAAGGTGATTATTGCAACATCGCTAGGTAACATTGTGGTTGCCGTTGATACGGTAAGGGCAAAGGTCACGAGTAAAAATTTCCTGCAGTTGGTGGAGCGGGGTGCCTATAAAAACGGCTACTTCTATCGCACTGTTCGGCTGAATAACCAGCCAGCCGCCCAGCACAAAATAGAGGTTATCCAGGGTGGCCTTTTCAACGATTCGCTGATTGCAAAGTATTCGGAAATTGCTCACGAGCCCACTTCTCAAACCGGCCTTTTCCATGTCGACGGAACCATCTCCATGGCTCGTCTTGAGCCGGGAACGGCCTCTACGGAGTTTTTTATTTGCCTTGGCAACCAGCCGGAGTTGGATTATGGTGGACGCCGAAACCCCGACGGACAAGGCTTTGCTGCCTTTGGTCGTGTTGTTTCAGGAATGGATGTGGTTAGAAAAATCCATCAACTGCCAGATACCGGTCAATACCTTGTTTCTCCTGTTGTCATTAGATGGATGAGAATTGAAAAGTAA